A genomic segment from Paramixta manurensis encodes:
- a CDS encoding GntR family transcriptional regulator, with product MLDANSPVPLFHQLRDLLDLWFHQAFTLDDDLPTEKEITERFGVSRITVRRALDALINEDIVMRPKSRGRLRLRRTSPVQRLNRLRGFFTDDLLAAGIQPSTKTLSFNRTINERVNASLHLPADAECFCVERLHYAAEQPVAHQLSYIPVSLLPQLETYDLSKSLMAIFDQALPSPIHRGEQQLLVRNATLDEALHLELPVGSAVILIKRVAYMENGQAAEYFIATMNPKFYQFSMTVYAED from the coding sequence TTGCTGGATGCAAATAGTCCAGTGCCTCTTTTTCACCAGTTACGTGATCTTCTCGATCTTTGGTTTCATCAGGCATTTACTCTTGATGATGATCTTCCCACTGAAAAAGAGATTACCGAGAGGTTTGGCGTCAGCCGGATTACGGTGCGGCGGGCGCTTGATGCGCTGATTAATGAAGACATTGTTATGCGGCCAAAGTCACGTGGTCGGCTTCGTTTAAGGCGCACTTCGCCGGTTCAACGGCTTAATCGCCTAAGGGGTTTTTTTACCGATGACCTACTGGCTGCCGGTATCCAACCCTCGACGAAAACGCTCTCTTTTAACCGAACCATCAATGAGCGCGTCAATGCTTCACTTCACTTGCCCGCCGATGCAGAGTGTTTCTGTGTCGAACGGTTGCATTATGCGGCTGAACAACCTGTTGCTCATCAGTTATCTTACATTCCGGTCAGTTTGCTACCCCAGTTGGAAACCTATGATTTGTCGAAATCGTTGATGGCGATTTTTGACCAGGCGTTGCCCAGCCCCATCCACCGAGGAGAACAGCAGCTTTTGGTAAGGAATGCGACTCTCGATGAGGCATTACATCTGGAGTTACCTGTCGGTTCTGCGGTGATTTTAATCAAACGTGTTGCTTACATGGAGAATGGCCAGGCGGCAGAGTATTTTATTGCCACCATGAACCCTAAGTTCTACCAATTCTCAATGACCGTATACGCGGAAGATTAA
- a CDS encoding glycoside hydrolase family 88 protein, whose translation MTWLENAIAKCVKKTQQNARMFNDFPHVTEQGKYGFTPDGVWTGGFWAGVLWLSWHHSKDHALLERATHFTERLLPRANDIRNHDLGFMFYPAALTGWRLTGNETWKKAAITAAHSLGKQFNPQGGFIPGWGFFGGQEWSNSVLIDTLMNLPLLVWAVKQGADRTLLHVVHTHTEKALAHHLREDGSVYHVYHFDEQGKGLRGDTYQGMGAESRWARGQAWAVTGLAILAHQLNNDTYLAAAEKVAAFIINHLPADTLPQWDYDADAHSPKDASAGAISAYGLLRLYRLTGKKQYLMVAESLLKALSNHCILVDNEGLLAHATADLPHGLGIDQATGYGDYYFLKALTELQTIR comes from the coding sequence ATGACTTGGTTAGAAAACGCGATCGCGAAGTGTGTGAAAAAAACGCAGCAGAATGCGAGGATGTTTAACGATTTCCCGCACGTTACCGAACAGGGCAAATACGGTTTTACGCCCGATGGTGTCTGGACCGGAGGATTCTGGGCTGGCGTACTTTGGTTGAGTTGGCATCACAGTAAGGATCATGCCCTACTGGAACGCGCAACGCATTTTACTGAGCGACTACTGCCCCGCGCCAATGACATCCGTAATCATGATTTGGGGTTTATGTTCTATCCTGCCGCCCTTACCGGCTGGCGTCTCACAGGCAATGAAACCTGGAAAAAGGCGGCAATAACAGCAGCGCACAGTTTGGGTAAACAGTTTAATCCCCAGGGCGGCTTTATTCCGGGCTGGGGATTCTTCGGTGGGCAGGAATGGTCAAACAGCGTACTTATCGACACGTTGATGAACTTACCGTTGTTAGTTTGGGCCGTCAAACAGGGAGCCGATCGGACGTTGTTACATGTAGTGCATACCCATACGGAAAAAGCGCTCGCCCATCACCTGCGTGAGGATGGCTCGGTTTATCACGTTTACCATTTCGATGAACAGGGTAAAGGTCTACGCGGCGATACTTACCAGGGGATGGGAGCCGAGAGCCGTTGGGCTCGAGGGCAAGCCTGGGCCGTAACCGGTCTGGCGATACTGGCGCACCAGCTAAACAATGACACCTATCTTGCCGCGGCAGAAAAAGTTGCGGCGTTCATTATTAACCATTTACCCGCAGATACTCTTCCACAGTGGGACTACGATGCTGATGCCCATTCCCCTAAAGATGCCTCTGCGGGTGCTATCAGCGCATATGGTCTGCTTCGCCTATATAGGCTGACCGGCAAAAAGCAGTACCTCATGGTGGCGGAATCCCTGCTAAAAGCACTGAGCAATCACTGTATTCTTGTCGATAATGAGGGCTTACTGGCTCACGCTACCGCTGATCTTCCGCATGGATTAGGAATTGACCAGGCCACAGGATATGGTGATTATTATTTTCTTAAGGCGTTGACGGAACTGCAAACTATTCGCTAA
- a CDS encoding MFS transporter, with the protein MDRVALSPRRWFYIMPVVFITYSLAFLDKANYSFAAAGGINDDLGITKGLSSLIGALFFMGYFAFQIPGGILAERTSVRKLLAISLIIWGLCATATGLVHSVPILIALRFILGVVEAVVMPSLLILTARWFSKKERSKANTIFLLGNPITILWMSILSGYLIDNWGWRHMFIVQGVPAIAWAIAWYLLIRDHPSEVSWLSEDEKAAIASTLQREQEDKPEMAGYGMVFRSSNVLKLSGWLFLQSIGYYGFLMWLPSIIRASSSSMSHTGWLASLPYGLAVIFMLIAGWLSDKLQNRTLFIVWPIALAALCFMLLSVAGTEHFWFSYTLLTLAGIGMYVPFGSFFASIADVLPGSMVGGATGMINCCGSLGAFLGAYLVGFLNAMTASTTSSYVLMAACLLGCSLLGKSIKVHHTGNVRESGPPVMQ; encoded by the coding sequence ATGGACAGAGTTGCGCTCTCGCCACGTCGTTGGTTTTATATAATGCCCGTTGTGTTTATTACTTACAGCCTGGCATTTCTTGATAAAGCGAATTACAGTTTTGCCGCTGCGGGAGGAATTAACGATGATTTAGGTATAACAAAAGGGCTTTCCTCCCTGATTGGTGCGCTTTTCTTTATGGGGTATTTTGCATTTCAAATACCCGGAGGTATTTTGGCAGAGCGCACCAGCGTAAGAAAATTACTGGCGATAAGTCTGATTATCTGGGGGCTTTGTGCCACTGCCACCGGTTTAGTACACAGTGTTCCTATTCTGATCGCTCTACGTTTTATATTAGGTGTAGTTGAAGCAGTAGTTATGCCTTCGCTGCTGATTTTGACGGCACGCTGGTTCAGTAAAAAAGAGCGTTCTAAAGCAAATACTATTTTCCTGCTTGGAAACCCTATCACTATTTTGTGGATGTCAATTTTATCCGGTTATCTGATCGATAATTGGGGATGGCGCCATATGTTTATTGTTCAGGGGGTTCCGGCCATTGCGTGGGCAATTGCCTGGTACTTACTTATTCGCGACCATCCATCAGAGGTCAGTTGGCTGAGTGAGGACGAAAAGGCAGCCATTGCCAGCACGCTGCAGCGCGAACAGGAGGATAAGCCGGAGATGGCCGGTTATGGCATGGTTTTCCGTTCATCCAATGTACTAAAACTGTCGGGTTGGCTGTTTTTGCAGAGTATTGGCTACTACGGCTTTTTGATGTGGTTACCCTCTATTATCCGTGCCTCTTCCAGTTCAATGTCTCATACGGGGTGGCTTGCTTCGTTGCCGTATGGTCTGGCGGTTATTTTTATGCTGATAGCCGGTTGGCTTAGCGATAAGTTGCAGAACCGAACCCTCTTTATTGTTTGGCCAATCGCACTTGCCGCTCTGTGCTTTATGCTGTTATCGGTAGCCGGAACCGAGCATTTTTGGTTTTCTTATACCTTGTTGACGCTAGCAGGTATCGGCATGTACGTACCGTTTGGTTCGTTTTTTGCTTCGATTGCCGATGTTCTGCCAGGCTCAATGGTTGGAGGGGCTACCGGGATGATCAATTGCTGTGGGTCTCTGGGCGCTTTTTTGGGGGCCTATCTGGTGGGTTTCCTGAACGCTATGACGGCATCGACGACCTCATCCTACGTTCTGATGGCTGCATGTTTACTGGGATGTTCGCTGCTTGGTAAATCCATAAAGGTTCATCACACGGGTAATGTGAGAGAGTCAGGCCCTCCCGTGATGCAATGA
- a CDS encoding enoyl-CoA hydratase/isomerase family protein yields MNVLQITSAGACVTLRLNRPEKRNALNKALLQAIRDALNTLRHERHLKLLIIRSAGDKAFSAGADIKEQTMFTPQQAYDHMRWGQAIFDEIEHFPLPTLAVIDGFALGGGLELALACDMRFATTRSSFGNPEITLGNHPGWGGTQRLPRLIGQSFAREIMFSGLPVSAERALQMGLVNQLFVPETLDAGVCRFAEAICQHYTPALRTLKAVTEAANHTDMERGQQLEASSVSRLWGAAAQKEAQYAFFNKT; encoded by the coding sequence ATGAATGTATTACAGATAACATCAGCGGGTGCGTGCGTTACGTTACGTCTGAATCGCCCGGAGAAACGTAACGCACTTAATAAAGCATTGTTACAGGCCATCCGGGATGCGTTAAATACTTTACGCCATGAGCGCCATCTCAAACTTCTGATTATCCGTAGCGCCGGTGATAAAGCGTTCAGCGCAGGCGCGGATATTAAGGAGCAGACGATGTTCACACCGCAACAGGCGTATGACCATATGCGTTGGGGGCAAGCGATTTTTGATGAAATCGAACATTTCCCGTTACCGACGCTGGCAGTAATCGATGGATTTGCGCTGGGCGGCGGTCTGGAGTTGGCACTGGCATGTGATATGCGTTTTGCTACCACACGGTCCAGCTTCGGTAATCCTGAAATTACTCTTGGCAATCATCCCGGCTGGGGCGGCACTCAACGTTTACCACGTTTAATCGGGCAGTCGTTTGCTCGCGAAATTATGTTCAGCGGTTTGCCGGTCTCCGCAGAGCGGGCATTACAAATGGGGCTGGTTAACCAACTGTTCGTGCCGGAAACGCTGGATGCGGGGGTTTGCCGCTTTGCGGAGGCTATTTGCCAGCATTATACGCCAGCGCTCCGAACGCTAAAGGCAGTGACTGAGGCGGCAAACCATACGGATATGGAACGTGGTCAGCAGTTGGAAGCCAGTAGTGTGAGCCGATTATGGGGCGCTGCCGCGCAAAAAGAAGCTCAGTACGCCTTTTTTAATAAAACCTGA
- a CDS encoding acyl CoA:acetate/3-ketoacid CoA transferase has translation MFKSKVYAVDEAVSKIPPGATVLVDGSGGGVNEPGYILAALKKRFERYGSPGGLTVVHPSGMGDGQGGGIDYLANPRLVRKVIGGHWSWCRQMQDLAVTDQIEAWCLPQGVMSHLLRVIASNGPGLISRVGLGTFVDPRIDGGRINQRATGEHVRLMTLEEEEFLFFRAFPIDVAIIRGSVADEDGNMTMDEEGLNAETLSAAQAAKNSGGMVIAQVKHLAARGSLDPRRVKVPGVLVDAVVVCQEQRLSFATECDPSLTGTLRIPGGQFPLLPMSARKVIARRAAKTLQEGDIVNLGYGMPDGVASVLAEQGQGDMVTFTLEQGHIGGIPATGSDFGMVRNPQAMLDAGYQFDWYDGGGLDIAILSFAEVDQQGNVNVSKFGGRVAGIGGFVNISQGAHRVVFVGTFKAGKQRQHFSSDGIKIEAEGHARKFVNKLEQISFSAFYASKRNQPVIYITERCVFELGPEGLVLTEIAPGVDLEKDILAQMDFRPGIASTLKMMDPALFGSPVIAQSTVGACS, from the coding sequence ATGTTTAAATCCAAGGTATACGCAGTTGATGAGGCTGTATCAAAAATCCCGCCGGGTGCCACTGTATTAGTGGATGGGTCGGGAGGAGGAGTGAATGAGCCGGGTTATATACTCGCCGCGCTGAAAAAACGCTTTGAACGCTATGGATCGCCGGGCGGACTAACGGTGGTTCATCCGAGTGGAATGGGCGATGGTCAGGGAGGTGGAATCGATTATTTAGCCAATCCACGCTTGGTAAGAAAAGTTATTGGCGGCCACTGGAGTTGGTGTCGGCAGATGCAGGATTTGGCGGTAACCGATCAAATTGAGGCCTGGTGCCTTCCGCAAGGCGTGATGTCCCATCTTCTGCGTGTCATTGCGAGTAACGGGCCGGGGCTTATTAGTCGCGTAGGATTGGGCACTTTTGTTGACCCGCGAATTGATGGTGGACGCATTAACCAGCGAGCAACGGGTGAGCATGTTCGATTGATGACGCTTGAAGAAGAGGAGTTTCTGTTTTTCCGCGCCTTCCCCATTGATGTTGCCATCATACGCGGCAGTGTTGCAGATGAGGATGGCAACATGACAATGGATGAAGAAGGTCTAAACGCAGAAACGCTTTCCGCAGCTCAGGCAGCAAAAAATTCCGGCGGTATGGTGATTGCCCAAGTTAAGCATCTGGCTGCGCGCGGAAGTCTTGACCCACGGCGAGTGAAAGTGCCGGGGGTACTGGTAGATGCTGTGGTTGTCTGCCAAGAGCAGCGGCTCTCTTTTGCCACGGAATGTGACCCCAGCCTAACCGGTACGTTACGCATTCCTGGCGGGCAATTTCCCTTGCTGCCGATGAGTGCGCGGAAAGTGATTGCGCGACGCGCAGCCAAGACGTTGCAAGAAGGAGACATCGTTAACTTGGGGTACGGTATGCCAGATGGTGTGGCATCTGTTCTTGCTGAGCAAGGACAGGGGGACATGGTGACGTTTACGCTAGAGCAGGGGCATATCGGCGGAATACCCGCCACGGGTTCAGATTTTGGCATGGTGCGCAATCCACAGGCAATGCTTGATGCTGGTTATCAGTTCGATTGGTATGACGGAGGCGGCCTGGATATTGCCATTCTTTCATTCGCTGAAGTGGACCAGCAAGGTAACGTGAACGTCAGCAAGTTTGGCGGACGCGTTGCCGGTATCGGTGGTTTCGTCAATATTTCGCAGGGCGCGCATCGCGTGGTATTTGTCGGAACCTTCAAAGCGGGCAAACAGAGGCAACACTTCAGTTCTGATGGCATCAAGATTGAAGCAGAAGGGCATGCGCGAAAGTTTGTTAACAAACTTGAACAAATCTCTTTTAGTGCATTTTACGCGAGCAAACGTAATCAGCCAGTCATCTATATTACAGAGCGTTGCGTATTTGAGCTTGGTCCTGAGGGGCTGGTTTTGACCGAAATTGCGCCGGGTGTCGATCTTGAAAAGGATATTCTTGCTCAGATGGACTTCAGGCCAGGCATTGCGTCGACACTGAAGATGATGGACCCGGCGTTATTTGGCTCGCCAGTCATAGCGCAATCCACAGTGGGAGCGTGCTCATGA
- the umuD gene encoding translesion error-prone DNA polymerase V autoproteolytic subunit: MGAFPSPAQDYVEQRIDLNTLLVKHPSATWFVRASGHAMSDANIHDGDLLVVDSALSAREGSIVIVSVDGEFSVRKLQLHPTLRLLPMSPNRPAVEVNEEENLEIFGVVTWIIYAAA, translated from the coding sequence ATGGGTGCTTTCCCCTCACCGGCGCAGGATTATGTTGAACAGCGTATCGACCTGAATACGCTACTGGTTAAACATCCTAGCGCGACTTGGTTCGTACGTGCCTCCGGTCACGCAATGAGTGATGCCAATATTCATGATGGCGATCTCTTGGTGGTCGACAGCGCGCTCAGCGCCAGGGAAGGCAGCATTGTCATCGTCAGCGTTGATGGCGAATTCTCAGTGCGGAAACTCCAGCTTCACCCCACTTTACGGCTCTTGCCGATGAGCCCCAATCGGCCAGCGGTTGAGGTGAACGAGGAGGAGAATCTGGAGATTTTTGGCGTAGTCACGTGGATCATTTATGCGGCGGCCTGA
- the umuC gene encoding translesion error-prone DNA polymerase V subunit UmuC — protein MYALVDVNTFYASCETVFRPDLKGRPVVVLSNNDGCVISLNREAKALGFRMASPWFKIRPQLQQHNVAVFSSNYALYADLSRRVMETLEEMAPRVENYSIDEAFLDLSGVANCMPLKTFGHQVRNRLQKEVHLSVGVGIAPTKTLAKLANLAAKRWPQQTGGVVELTSPRHQRQLLHYLPVEEVWGVGGRLAKKLNLMGITNALQLAEAPTALIRKHFSVVMERTARELRGEPCLAFDEFPPTKQHILCSRSFSERVTDYMAMREAVSTYAARAAEKLRREHQYCREINTFIRTSPHDSRGAWYSNGASYTLQIPTQDTRDITAAALRCLDAIWRPDHRYMKAGVILGDFFSQGVAQLHLFDAFQPRHNSEKLMKVCDDLNKKARNTLWFAGQGIQQEWAMKREMLSPAWTTRIADLPRVRIS, from the coding sequence ATGTATGCTTTAGTTGATGTCAATACCTTCTACGCCTCTTGCGAAACCGTCTTTCGTCCCGATCTGAAAGGCCGTCCGGTGGTGGTGTTATCGAACAATGACGGATGTGTCATTTCACTGAATCGCGAAGCGAAAGCGCTTGGCTTCCGGATGGCCAGCCCTTGGTTCAAAATCCGCCCCCAACTACAGCAGCATAATGTGGCGGTGTTCTCGTCCAACTATGCGCTGTATGCCGATCTGTCCCGGCGCGTGATGGAGACACTAGAAGAGATGGCGCCGCGGGTTGAAAATTATTCTATTGATGAGGCTTTTCTGGATCTTAGCGGTGTTGCGAACTGTATGCCGTTGAAGACTTTTGGTCATCAGGTACGTAATCGCCTGCAAAAAGAGGTTCACCTGAGCGTCGGCGTGGGGATTGCGCCAACCAAGACGCTGGCAAAACTGGCGAATTTGGCGGCGAAGCGCTGGCCGCAACAAACCGGCGGCGTGGTTGAGCTTACATCGCCGCGGCATCAGCGCCAGCTCTTACACTATCTGCCGGTAGAAGAGGTCTGGGGAGTGGGCGGGCGGCTGGCGAAAAAATTAAACCTTATGGGCATCACCAACGCGTTACAACTTGCCGAAGCGCCGACGGCGTTAATCCGCAAACATTTTAGTGTCGTGATGGAGCGCACCGCGCGCGAACTGCGTGGTGAGCCGTGCCTGGCTTTTGATGAGTTTCCCCCCACTAAACAACATATTCTCTGTTCCCGCTCCTTCAGTGAACGCGTTACCGACTATATGGCAATGCGCGAAGCGGTTTCTACCTATGCGGCGCGCGCGGCGGAAAAATTACGGCGGGAACACCAGTATTGCCGCGAAATTAACACCTTTATCCGTACCAGCCCCCACGATAGCCGCGGCGCGTGGTATTCGAATGGCGCCAGTTATACATTGCAGATCCCAACGCAGGATACGCGCGACATTACCGCTGCCGCCCTACGCTGCCTGGACGCTATTTGGCGCCCTGACCATCGTTATATGAAAGCTGGCGTGATCTTAGGCGACTTTTTTAGTCAGGGTGTGGCGCAACTTCATCTGTTTGATGCGTTCCAGCCACGACACAATAGCGAAAAGCTAATGAAAGTCTGTGATGACCTGAATAAAAAAGCGCGTAATACGCTGTGGTTTGCCGGTCAGGGTATTCAACAGGAGTGGGCGATGAAACGCGAGATGTTGTCGCCAGCCTGGACCACCCGTATCGCCGATCTGCCACGCGTGCGTATCTCTTAA
- a CDS encoding LysR substrate-binding domain-containing protein, with protein sequence MKKNLMNGIDRIALMHTFVRIVESGSLSAAAVQMGTTQPTISRRLQALEHLLGAKLIQRTTHAMKLTDDGERCYEHARQLLTHWQVLEDELRGVEDEPVGVLRVRAPHAFGQEQLIAPLAEYLQQYPQTTIEWRLNDHTPDFISDGVDCAIHVGAVSDPSLVAVLLAEVPRIVVAAPALLAQHPPVTQVDELRQLPWLALSTFYQQEVTLTHEACGEARRFPIAPRLSTDSLYATRRAALAGLGAALVSAWVVEDDLAAGRLRHLVPEWQAASLPIYLLYPYASYYPARLRKFLDTMREVMPKIIGTRPAAGSGVA encoded by the coding sequence ATGAAAAAGAACCTAATGAATGGTATAGATCGCATAGCGCTAATGCATACCTTTGTGCGGATTGTTGAGAGCGGGAGCCTTTCCGCCGCCGCGGTGCAGATGGGGACTACCCAGCCGACAATTAGTCGACGGTTACAGGCGTTGGAACATTTGCTGGGAGCGAAGCTCATTCAGCGCACCACGCATGCGATGAAACTGACCGATGATGGCGAGCGTTGTTATGAGCATGCCCGCCAGTTGCTTACACATTGGCAGGTTTTGGAGGATGAATTACGCGGGGTGGAAGATGAGCCGGTAGGGGTGTTACGGGTCCGTGCGCCTCACGCCTTTGGGCAGGAACAATTGATTGCGCCGCTGGCAGAATATCTGCAGCAATACCCGCAAACCACCATTGAATGGAGGTTAAACGATCACACTCCCGATTTTATTTCCGATGGTGTCGACTGTGCGATCCACGTCGGGGCGGTAAGTGATCCGTCGCTGGTGGCGGTTTTACTGGCGGAGGTGCCACGGATTGTGGTGGCTGCGCCCGCCTTATTGGCGCAACATCCGCCGGTCACACAGGTTGATGAGCTACGGCAGTTACCTTGGCTGGCATTAAGCACCTTTTACCAACAAGAGGTCACACTGACCCACGAAGCGTGTGGCGAGGCCAGGCGCTTCCCGATTGCGCCACGCTTAAGTACCGACAGTCTGTACGCCACGCGCCGGGCGGCGCTAGCCGGATTGGGCGCGGCGCTGGTGTCGGCATGGGTGGTGGAGGACGATCTGGCGGCCGGCCGGTTACGGCATTTGGTACCGGAGTGGCAAGCCGCATCATTACCCATCTATCTACTTTATCCGTATGCCAGTTACTATCCCGCCAGATTGCGCAAGTTTCTTGATACGATGCGTGAAGTGATGCCAAAAATCATCGGAACGCGACCGGCGGCGGGCAGCGGTGTGGCGTGA
- a CDS encoding MFS transporter has product MSTHKPYILTSRTVFLLALAAGLCVASIYYSQPMLGILSQQFHASVTDTGLIPTLTQTGYALGILFLAPLGDRYDRRVIILLKGLLLAATLLVCSFINTLPMLLVISLAIGLTATVTQDIIPASAALASETRRGRTVGTVMTGLLAGILLSRVVSGFVAEYLGWRTVYAVAAAAVLVITLVLWRILPRFTPGTRLRYPALLLSLGQLWLTWSALRRAALAQGLLSVAFSAFWSTLAMMLSETWHLGSAVAGSFGLAGAAGALAAPIAGSLSDRRGPNHVTRVGSAIVMISFALMFCLPLLSPHGQLAVIVISAVGFDLGIQATLVAHQTIIYSLNPDARSRLNAIMFTVVFIGMSVGAVLGSKALALAGWPGVVTLATLAGAGSLLIRLFTTDDRNRLAEEAS; this is encoded by the coding sequence ATGAGCACCCATAAACCGTATATCCTAACCAGCCGCACCGTCTTTTTACTGGCGCTTGCCGCCGGTCTTTGCGTGGCGTCGATTTATTACAGCCAGCCGATGCTGGGGATTTTGAGCCAACAATTTCATGCTAGTGTGACCGATACCGGTCTGATTCCCACTCTAACGCAAACTGGCTACGCGTTAGGTATCCTGTTCCTTGCGCCGTTGGGAGATCGTTACGATCGGCGCGTCATTATTTTACTAAAAGGTCTATTGCTGGCCGCCACATTATTGGTGTGTAGCTTTATTAATACACTTCCCATGCTGTTAGTGATTAGTTTGGCGATTGGTCTGACCGCGACCGTCACCCAAGACATTATTCCCGCTTCGGCGGCGCTAGCTTCAGAAACACGCCGGGGCAGAACGGTAGGCACAGTTATGACCGGCTTGCTGGCGGGTATTTTACTTTCACGGGTAGTGAGCGGTTTCGTCGCCGAGTACTTAGGCTGGCGGACGGTTTATGCTGTGGCGGCAGCCGCTGTCTTGGTGATTACGTTGGTATTGTGGCGCATACTGCCGCGCTTTACGCCCGGCACCCGGCTGCGTTATCCGGCGCTACTCTTATCCTTAGGTCAACTATGGCTGACTTGGTCTGCCTTGCGCCGCGCCGCGCTGGCACAGGGTTTGCTCTCGGTGGCATTTAGCGCCTTTTGGTCAACGCTGGCAATGATGCTCAGCGAAACCTGGCATTTGGGCAGCGCGGTTGCCGGTTCTTTTGGCTTGGCGGGCGCGGCGGGCGCATTGGCCGCGCCGATTGCCGGTAGCTTATCCGATCGCCGCGGCCCTAACCACGTTACACGCGTCGGCTCTGCAATTGTGATGATCTCTTTTGCGCTGATGTTTTGCTTACCATTACTGTCGCCACACGGGCAACTGGCCGTTATTGTGATCAGCGCTGTCGGCTTTGATCTGGGGATTCAGGCGACATTAGTCGCCCATCAAACCATTATCTATAGTCTTAATCCTGATGCGCGTAGTCGGCTCAATGCCATCATGTTTACCGTGGTTTTTATTGGTATGTCGGTAGGCGCGGTTTTAGGCAGCAAAGCACTGGCCTTGGCCGGGTGGCCGGGGGTTGTTACGCTGGCGACACTGGCCGGAGCCGGTAGTTTACTGATTCGCCTATTCACCACCGATGATCGCAATCGGTTGGCGGAAGAGGCTTCATAG
- a CDS encoding extracellular solute-binding protein, producing MNALPTRFARRAALFTLTSALLFSAVVQAADNIRVTYAGSMGVVMDKHLGPTFARENKVNYQGQGQGAYGMAHLLASKKVVADVFISITPGPIAVLQKAGLVDHAVPVASTSMVIAWNPKGKYAATFDAIQQQHKDAQPWWQLLQQPGLRFGRTDPATDPQGQNIIFTLMLAEKYYQQPGLAKKVLGETQNPQQVFAEGGLLTRLEAGQVDAASGYESATRSAGLPYLKLPDEINLSNPQMSKAWYDKVSFTLTDAHGKTSELHTQPLVFYAAVLKNAPQPALAQKFVSFLQSAEGQHLLQQNGYDQAKGGDL from the coding sequence ATGAACGCTCTCCCCACCCGTTTTGCCCGACGCGCCGCCCTTTTCACCTTAACCAGCGCCTTACTGTTTAGCGCCGTCGTCCAGGCCGCCGACAATATCCGCGTAACGTATGCCGGTTCGATGGGGGTTGTCATGGATAAACACCTTGGCCCCACCTTCGCCCGCGAAAATAAAGTTAATTATCAGGGGCAAGGCCAGGGCGCTTACGGCATGGCGCATCTATTGGCATCGAAAAAAGTTGTGGCAGATGTGTTTATTTCCATTACGCCTGGCCCTATCGCCGTGTTACAGAAAGCCGGGCTGGTCGATCACGCGGTTCCGGTCGCCAGCACCAGTATGGTGATAGCCTGGAACCCGAAAGGAAAATACGCAGCCACATTTGACGCCATTCAGCAACAACATAAAGACGCCCAGCCATGGTGGCAGCTCTTGCAACAACCGGGATTACGCTTTGGTCGTACCGACCCGGCAACCGATCCACAAGGCCAAAACATTATCTTTACCCTGATGCTGGCTGAAAAATATTATCAACAGCCTGGGCTGGCAAAAAAAGTGTTAGGCGAGACGCAGAATCCACAGCAAGTCTTTGCTGAAGGCGGCCTGTTGACGCGTCTGGAAGCGGGCCAAGTGGATGCTGCTTCTGGTTATGAAAGCGCGACACGCTCGGCGGGCTTGCCTTACCTAAAATTGCCCGATGAGATCAACCTCAGCAATCCGCAAATGTCCAAAGCCTGGTATGACAAAGTCAGTTTTACCCTTACCGATGCGCATGGCAAAACCAGCGAACTCCACACTCAGCCATTGGTATTTTATGCGGCGGTGCTGAAGAATGCGCCACAACCGGCACTGGCGCAGAAGTTTGTTAGCTTCCTGCAAAGCGCCGAAGGCCAACACCTATTGCAACAAAATGGGTATGACCAGGCCAAAGGCGGAGACCTGTAA